The window ATACTAGGAAAATTTTCTAAGAGAATTAATAAATATGAAGATCTAGCGGTATCGATGGTAGAAAATTTCCATCAACAATTTCAACTAATTCTAAGAAGTAGAAAAGTTTTGTATAGGTCTATTGCCGCATCAGTAGTAATGTGGACCTGCTGGATACTTAGAACATATTTTGTCTTTTTAGCACTTGGGAAACCTTTGAACCCATTGCTTGTTGCACTTGTATCTACAATAAGCCTTCTCATGGGATTGCTTCCGTTACTGCCTGGAGGTCTTGGAGTTGTAGAAGTAACAATGACAGTTTTATATGCCTCGCTAAAAGTGGGGAAAAATATTGCTCTTACAGCAACAATTTTAGACAGGATCCTTTCATTTTGGCTTGTTTTAATTTTCGCTGGAATTATTACTTCTTATACTCTGCCAAAGCTCAAGCCTATGAAATCCGAAGCTAAAAGTAGAATGATAAGCCATAATGAAGAAAATGAGTCAAATAAACAGATTAATATTTAAATAGAACCGATAATTATAAATTAATTTTATATACTTTAAATATTAAATTTGATAAGGTGAATTCGTTGAGGGTTAGAGAAGCTTCGTTTAGAGACAGATATAATATATATGATCTTATTGATAGTTTGCACAATGTGCCCCTAAAGTCTCCTGATGAAATTGCTAATTTTAATAAAATACTTACTGAATATATCAAAAATCCGAACATAAAAATATTTGTTGCCGAAGAGAATTTACTTGACAGTGTTGAAATTTGTGGGTTCTTATCTCTTTTCGTTAAACCAATACTGTTTTACAGTTACAACGTATGTCATATTGAAGACATTGTCATAAAAGATGAGTACAAGGGAAAAGGTGTTGGGGCAGAACTTTTAGAAGCTGCAATTAACTATGGAAAACGGGTCAAATGTAAGTACATAACAGTATCCATTGAGGGTGGAGACCCCATGACAAAGAAATTCTACAAAGCATGCGGGTTTGCTGAAAACTCTCTTGAAATGAAATACTATTTATAATTTTTTCCCTATTTTAATTTTATACGAAAATTATTTATTTTGATGCATTTTAGATGTTCTGTGATTTAATGAATAAAGAGATAAAAAGATTTGATATCGGTTCAGTCGCCAAAATGTTTTTCTTTATTGGGCTAATTGTAGGTTTAATTGCAGGTATAGTCTTTGCAATTGCTTTTGTAATTACTGGAGTATTTGGCTCCCAACTATATCCTGATGTGTACGCTAGTATCCCGCCTAATACAGGTGCACTAGTTGCTTTAATAGGAATAGTAGCTTTTCCAATAATATATGCCATTTTAGGAGCAATTTCGGGGATAATATTTGCCGGATTTTACAATATTATCGCTAGAGCAGTCGGTGGCATTAAGGCAGAATTCATAGAATAATTTTAGAAGATAGTTTTTTATATTCAGTTTTCATTTTTAAAATAAGATGAATATAGAAATAATAAAAGATATTATTAATCTAATAAAGAGTGAAGAAAACTATAACCGTGATGTCCTGGAAGGTGAGGAACCCCAGTTTAGTGATAAAAGATATTCTCCCTTTCCTTTAAGCAAAAGCAATGTGAGAGAATTTAAGCAATGTGATCCAAATAGAAAGGTCACCTATATAGATGGAGGAAACATTGAGTTGCTTTCGTCACCTTCTGTTTACTTGGGACTTGTCAGGATATACTTTAACATATTTAAAAATAATAAAATTATCATTCCAAATAGTTTATCTCAAAAATTTGAGTTTTATGTATTTGGCAAAGCGATAGGCAAAGGAAAAGACATTAATTTTAATTTCAAACTATTTCCCTTTTCAAAAGATTACGGAGTTGATATCG is drawn from Methanofastidiosum sp. and contains these coding sequences:
- a CDS encoding GNAT family N-acetyltransferase, producing MRVREASFRDRYNIYDLIDSLHNVPLKSPDEIANFNKILTEYIKNPNIKIFVAEENLLDSVEICGFLSLFVKPILFYSYNVCHIEDIVIKDEYKGKGVGAELLEAAINYGKRVKCKYITVSIEGGDPMTKKFYKACGFAENSLEMKYYL